One Maribacter dokdonensis DSW-8 genomic region harbors:
- a CDS encoding acyl-CoA reductase, translating into MAHSNLTITAFVKLGNFLRTFCELIDKNTISDHLNDKWVSSFKSEIERAHHYNGWFTEENCTHAFKEWGKVLSEENIEAWLSNYDLSINNEKIVALILAGNIPLVGFHDLLCVLITGNKALVKLSSNDQKLIPLLIDFLIDIEPSLKDKVIFTKEKLDHYDAVIATGSNNTARYFEYYFGKKPNIIRKNRNSVAVLSGKESQEELTTLGEDIFRYFGLGCRSVSKIYLPKEYNIDTFFKAMFPYNSIINHHKYANNYDYNKAVYLMSEFKLLDNGFLILKEEESFGSPIASLFYEYYEDESTLIEKLKDNKENLQCIVSSGFVEDEISFGNTQKPMLNDYADGIDTIAFLLNTSKN; encoded by the coding sequence ATGGCCCATAGCAACCTTACGATAACAGCTTTTGTTAAACTTGGAAATTTTCTAAGAACATTTTGTGAATTAATAGACAAAAACACCATTTCTGATCATTTAAATGACAAATGGGTAAGTTCTTTCAAATCAGAAATAGAACGAGCACATCATTACAATGGCTGGTTTACGGAAGAAAACTGTACCCATGCTTTCAAAGAATGGGGAAAAGTACTTTCTGAAGAAAATATTGAAGCCTGGCTGAGTAACTACGACCTTAGCATCAACAATGAAAAGATTGTAGCGTTAATTTTGGCCGGCAATATTCCTTTAGTAGGGTTTCACGATCTTTTATGCGTTTTAATTACCGGCAATAAAGCTTTAGTAAAACTATCAAGCAATGATCAAAAATTAATTCCACTTCTCATTGATTTTTTAATTGACATTGAACCTTCTTTAAAGGATAAAGTAATATTTACCAAAGAAAAACTTGATCATTACGATGCTGTAATTGCGACTGGAAGTAACAATACGGCACGTTATTTTGAGTATTATTTCGGTAAAAAACCAAATATTATTCGTAAAAATAGAAATTCTGTGGCTGTTTTATCCGGAAAGGAATCCCAAGAAGAACTAACAACATTAGGAGAGGATATTTTTAGATATTTTGGTTTAGGGTGTAGAAGCGTATCTAAAATATATCTCCCAAAAGAATATAATATTGACACTTTTTTCAAAGCAATGTTTCCGTACAATAGCATTATCAACCACCATAAATACGCCAATAACTACGATTACAATAAAGCAGTTTATTTAATGAGCGAGTTTAAATTATTGGATAATGGTTTTTTGATTTTAAAAGAAGAGGAAAGTTTTGGTTCGCCAATAGCTTCATTGTTTTACGAGTACTACGAAGATGAGTCAACATTAATAGAGAAGCTTAAGGACAATAAAGAAAACTTACAATGTATTGTTTCATCTGGTTTTGTAGAAGATGAAATTTCTTTTGGAAACACCCAAAAACCAATGCTAAACGACTATGCCGACGGAATAGATACTATAGCATTCTTATTGAACACTTCTAAGAATTAA
- a CDS encoding FecR family protein has product MNKKHKFDLHYFLNDASFENWAKGLNNNDVSYWNSWIQNNPEHLETVHNAKSIITGINFNQDYPSNIDVDHALSKVLDKIDIDDSSTKKMKKVRSLNTVLFSTAAAVLLILISYSSITYFNEHSTTVHKTNYGEIIDLKLPDGTSVVLNGNSEISYDNDNPRLLNLKGEAYFKVKPIPSTNAKFWVITNDLKVEVLGTQFHVNTRKQKTNVVLDEGSIHLEFKNGEVAKMIPGEMVSFSNESKKLLHKRVNIETPYALWRGGTYAFNEIPLKDVMTNLELTYGLEVQYSADHLKEIPISGGIPNQNLNICIAAIEKATGTRIINKGNILRVQENPIY; this is encoded by the coding sequence ATGAACAAAAAGCACAAATTCGATCTACATTATTTTCTAAACGATGCGTCTTTTGAAAACTGGGCCAAAGGCTTAAACAATAACGATGTCTCCTATTGGAATTCTTGGATACAAAACAATCCAGAACATCTAGAAACAGTTCATAATGCAAAATCTATAATTACGGGTATTAATTTCAATCAAGACTACCCTAGCAACATCGATGTAGATCATGCGCTATCAAAGGTTTTAGATAAAATTGATATTGACGATTCTTCAACAAAAAAAATGAAGAAAGTTCGCTCATTGAACACGGTATTATTCTCTACAGCTGCCGCAGTACTTTTGATCCTTATAAGCTACAGCAGCATTACATATTTTAACGAACATTCCACCACTGTACATAAAACCAATTACGGAGAAATAATTGATCTAAAGCTACCTGATGGTACATCTGTAGTACTTAATGGTAACTCAGAAATTTCATATGACAATGATAATCCACGCCTGTTGAACTTAAAGGGTGAAGCTTATTTTAAAGTTAAACCCATACCAAGTACAAATGCCAAGTTTTGGGTAATTACCAATGACCTTAAGGTTGAAGTCTTGGGCACACAGTTTCATGTGAATACCAGAAAACAAAAAACAAACGTGGTTCTTGATGAGGGTTCTATTCATTTAGAATTTAAAAATGGTGAAGTGGCAAAAATGATACCGGGCGAAATGGTTTCATTTTCAAATGAGAGTAAAAAATTACTTCATAAAAGGGTAAATATTGAGACCCCATATGCTTTATGGAGAGGCGGTACTTACGCCTTTAATGAAATTCCACTTAAAGATGTTATGACCAATTTAGAACTGACATATGGTCTAGAAGTACAGTATTCAGCTGATCATTTAAAAGAAATACCCATTTCCGGTGGTATTCCCAATCAGAATTTAAATATATGCATAGCTGCCATAGAGAAGGCTACAGGAACAAGAATTATTAACAAAGGAAATATTTTACGCGTACAAGAAAACCCTATTTATTAA
- a CDS encoding TonB-dependent receptor produces the protein MTLNTKVQNSITGKVTDDSGMPLAGVNIVEKGTTNGTTSDFDGNYTINVENDTKLVFSYIGFASQEVSTAGKSVINVQLSEGVALDEFIVVGSRTAPRSNTDTPLPVDVVGVKELTSTGQATFDKALQYRIPSFNTVQTPVNDATSLLDPYEIRNMGPSRTLILINGKRKNLSALLYTQTSPGRGETGADISAIPTDAIKRVEILRDGASAQYGSDAIAGVMNIILKDSPNEGSATLRTGITSEGDGEMFGVAINNGSTIGEDKGFVNYTLDLSKVNQANRPGTVNAAGEAADFGADIADVQEFLSRRPDAGNINGSPETAAAKFSVNLGYDLSENTTLYGNAAYVYKAVNSFANYRTPYWRTVDDFPYLADFFPGDNPNTAGGYDGYLPTFEGLLSDYNATIGFKSTINDWNVDASFTTGGNLQTYKVNNTHNRNVVYSPSVFIDANGNGSVDDGEITEGSELYRENSQQSFDPGGTRFSHNVGNIDISRLLSDKVSIGVGAEFRTETFEIIEGELASYDGGGADSFAGASPQNSGKFNRYNIGGYLSLDYDVSDAFLLSGTIRTENYSDFGNTFIYKFSSRYKFSDAFTLRGSISSGFRAPTLHQIYTQKAQYSFVPGQGIQVGGLINNVSTQAKLLGIPQLDAETSTNFTIGFGGKIANKFSYTLDYYNIKVKDRIVLGNEIGPSGDATNALDVLLANNNLSDVSFFSNAIDTKTSGVDVVLAYKGIEIGEGSLDLNLSGNYTIQNELDGPVKDIALVANSGQSVVNQTQEALFFTSRPRTKWILGANYDINKFGFSLNNTLFGKTSFFQQGLSTDANGNFNLGTEFDPKVVTDLGVNYSATDKLTIALNINNLFNVLPEWSFVSQNAAGDAILADPAQTQNQSNLITFNQRYSQMTYDGYHFSQLGTMFNLSLNYKF, from the coding sequence ATGACATTGAACACTAAGGTTCAAAATAGCATTACAGGTAAGGTAACCGACGATTCAGGAATGCCTTTAGCAGGTGTGAACATCGTAGAAAAAGGAACCACAAACGGAACAACTTCAGATTTTGATGGTAATTATACCATTAATGTTGAAAATGACACCAAATTAGTTTTTAGCTATATAGGTTTTGCTTCCCAAGAAGTATCTACAGCTGGCAAAAGCGTAATTAATGTTCAATTATCTGAAGGTGTAGCCCTAGATGAATTTATTGTTGTTGGGTCTAGAACCGCTCCTAGAAGTAATACAGATACACCATTACCTGTTGATGTTGTTGGCGTTAAAGAATTGACCTCTACCGGTCAGGCTACTTTTGACAAAGCTTTACAATACAGAATACCATCTTTTAATACGGTACAGACACCTGTAAATGACGCAACTTCATTATTGGATCCTTATGAGATAAGAAATATGGGACCAAGTAGAACGTTGATATTAATAAACGGAAAGCGTAAGAACTTAAGTGCATTATTATACACTCAAACATCCCCAGGTCGTGGTGAAACCGGTGCTGATATTTCGGCAATACCTACAGATGCGATTAAAAGAGTGGAAATTCTTAGAGATGGAGCATCTGCTCAATATGGTTCTGATGCTATTGCGGGTGTAATGAACATTATTCTAAAGGATTCTCCAAATGAAGGTTCTGCAACGCTGAGAACAGGTATTACTTCTGAAGGTGATGGTGAAATGTTCGGTGTAGCAATCAATAATGGTTCTACCATAGGTGAAGACAAAGGTTTTGTAAATTATACATTGGATTTATCTAAAGTAAATCAAGCAAATAGACCAGGTACTGTTAATGCTGCTGGTGAAGCTGCTGATTTTGGTGCCGATATTGCAGATGTACAAGAATTCCTATCAAGACGTCCAGATGCTGGTAACATCAATGGTTCTCCAGAAACTGCTGCTGCAAAATTCTCCGTAAATTTAGGTTATGACTTAAGCGAAAACACCACTTTATATGGTAACGCTGCATATGTCTACAAAGCTGTAAATAGTTTTGCAAACTACAGAACACCATATTGGAGAACAGTTGATGATTTTCCTTATCTAGCTGATTTCTTTCCGGGTGACAACCCAAATACTGCCGGTGGATATGATGGTTACTTACCAACATTTGAAGGTTTATTAAGTGATTATAATGCAACAATAGGATTTAAATCAACTATTAATGATTGGAATGTTGATGCAAGCTTCACAACCGGTGGCAACTTACAAACGTATAAGGTAAACAATACCCACAATAGAAATGTTGTATATTCTCCATCTGTATTTATAGATGCTAATGGTAATGGCTCTGTTGATGACGGTGAAATTACAGAAGGCTCAGAATTATATAGAGAAAATAGCCAGCAGTCTTTTGATCCGGGAGGAACTAGATTTTCCCATAATGTTGGTAACATTGATATCTCAAGATTACTTTCAGACAAAGTAAGTATTGGTGTTGGTGCTGAGTTTAGAACAGAAACTTTTGAAATTATAGAAGGTGAACTTGCCTCTTATGACGGTGGTGGTGCAGATTCATTTGCAGGAGCATCTCCTCAAAACTCAGGAAAATTCAATCGTTACAACATTGGTGGATATTTAAGTTTAGACTACGATGTATCTGATGCATTTTTACTAAGTGGTACTATTAGAACGGAAAACTATTCTGATTTTGGAAATACGTTCATCTATAAGTTTAGTTCTCGTTACAAGTTTAGTGATGCATTTACATTGAGAGGTTCTATTTCTTCTGGTTTTAGAGCTCCTACCCTACACCAAATTTATACTCAAAAAGCACAGTACAGCTTTGTACCGGGTCAAGGTATTCAAGTTGGTGGTCTGATCAACAACGTGTCTACACAAGCAAAACTTTTGGGTATACCTCAATTAGATGCTGAAACATCTACAAACTTTACTATAGGTTTTGGAGGAAAAATCGCTAATAAATTCAGCTATACTTTAGATTATTACAACATTAAAGTAAAAGATAGAATTGTATTAGGTAATGAAATAGGTCCTAGTGGCGACGCTACTAACGCATTAGACGTTTTATTGGCGAACAACAACTTAAGCGATGTAAGTTTCTTTTCTAACGCAATTGACACCAAAACCTCTGGTGTAGATGTTGTACTTGCCTACAAAGGAATTGAAATTGGAGAAGGCAGCTTAGATTTGAACTTATCTGGTAACTATACAATTCAGAATGAACTAGACGGTCCTGTAAAGGATATCGCCTTAGTAGCAAATTCTGGTCAATCTGTAGTTAACCAAACGCAAGAAGCCTTGTTCTTTACATCAAGACCTAGAACAAAGTGGATTTTAGGAGCTAATTATGACATCAATAAATTCGGTTTTTCATTGAATAACACATTATTTGGTAAAACCAGCTTCTTTCAACAAGGTTTAAGTACTGATGCAAATGGTAACTTTAATTTAGGTACAGAATTCGATCCAAAAGTAGTTACGGATTTAGGAGTTAATTACAGTGCTACAGATAAATTAACTATAGCCTTAAACATTAACAACTTGTTCAACGTATTACCAGAATGGAGTTTTGTTTCTCAAAATGCTGCAGGGGATGCTATCTTAGCAGATCCAGCTCAGACTCAGAACCAATCTAACCTAATTACTTTCAACCAACGTTATTCTCAAATGACGTATGATGGTTACCACTTTAGCCAATTAGGAACCATGTTCAACTTATCTTTAAATTACAAGTTTTGA
- a CDS encoding 4Fe-4S dicluster domain-containing protein yields MAIIITDECINCGACEPECPNTAIYEGADEWRYSDGTSLEGNVVLPDGKEVDAGEVQEPISDEVYYIAPDKCTECMGFHEEPQCAAVCPVDCCVPDDDHVETEEVLLAKQRFMHPE; encoded by the coding sequence ATGGCAATTATAATAACTGATGAATGTATAAATTGTGGGGCTTGTGAACCAGAATGTCCAAACACTGCAATTTATGAAGGAGCAGATGAGTGGAGATATAGTGATGGTACATCTTTAGAGGGCAATGTTGTTTTACCTGATGGAAAAGAAGTTGACGCGGGTGAAGTACAGGAACCTATTAGTGATGAAGTGTATTATATAGCTCCAGATAAATGTACCGAGTGTATGGGCTTTCATGAAGAGCCACAGTGTGCAGCTGTATGTCCGGTAGATTGTTGTGTGCCAGATGATGACCATGTTGAAACAGAGGAGGTATTATTGGCAAAGCAACGCTTTATGCACCCTGAATAA
- the serC gene encoding 3-phosphoserine/phosphohydroxythreonine transaminase — MKKHNFSAGPCILPKEVLLKASESVMDFNGSGLSLIEISHRSKDFVAVMENARSLALELLDLKDKGYKALFLQGGASMEFLMVAYNLLEKKAGYLNTGTWSDKAIKEAKLFGDVVEVGSSKDENFKYIPKGYSVPSGLDYLHITSNNTIFGTQFKKFPKTDCPLVCDMSSDIFSRSLDFSQFDLIYAGAQKNMGPAGTTLVVVKEEILGQVSRKIPSMLDYQVHISKDSMFNTPPVFAVYTSMLTLEWLKNLGGIAAIEEINEKKARLLYSEIDLNPVFEGFANVEDRSLMNATFNLTDDVLKTTFESLLKEAGINGLNGHRSVGGYRASMYNALSLESVGVLVDVMSEMERRG; from the coding sequence ATGAAAAAACATAATTTTAGTGCCGGTCCCTGTATCTTACCAAAAGAAGTACTTTTAAAAGCTTCTGAATCTGTTATGGACTTTAATGGTTCTGGACTTTCACTTATTGAAATTTCACATAGAAGTAAAGATTTTGTTGCCGTAATGGAAAATGCAAGATCATTGGCATTAGAACTGCTAGATCTTAAAGACAAAGGCTATAAAGCATTATTTCTTCAAGGTGGTGCAAGTATGGAATTTTTAATGGTAGCATACAATTTACTAGAGAAAAAAGCAGGTTATTTAAATACAGGTACTTGGAGCGATAAAGCCATTAAAGAAGCTAAATTATTTGGCGATGTGGTTGAAGTTGGCTCATCTAAAGATGAAAATTTTAAATACATACCTAAAGGATACTCAGTTCCCAGCGGTTTAGATTATCTACATATTACATCTAACAATACAATTTTTGGTACCCAATTCAAGAAGTTTCCAAAAACCGACTGTCCTCTTGTTTGTGATATGAGCTCAGATATATTCTCAAGAAGTTTAGACTTCTCTCAGTTCGATTTAATATACGCCGGTGCACAAAAGAATATGGGTCCTGCAGGGACAACTTTGGTTGTCGTTAAAGAAGAAATTTTAGGTCAAGTATCAAGAAAAATTCCTTCAATGTTAGATTATCAAGTACATATTTCGAAAGATAGCATGTTCAATACTCCACCTGTATTTGCAGTTTACACTTCTATGTTAACGTTAGAATGGTTAAAAAATCTTGGTGGTATTGCAGCTATAGAAGAAATCAACGAAAAGAAGGCAAGATTACTTTATTCTGAGATTGATCTAAATCCTGTTTTTGAAGGCTTTGCCAATGTAGAGGATCGTTCTTTAATGAACGCCACTTTCAACCTTACGGATGATGTCTTAAAAACCACTTTTGAAAGTTTGTTAAAAGAAGCCGGAATTAATGGTTTAAACGGTCACCGTTCTGTGGGAGGGTATAGAGCTAGCATGTACAATGCATTATCATTAGAGAGTGTTGGTGTATTGGTAGACGTCATGAGCGAAATGGAAAGAAGAGGATAA